From Acidimicrobiia bacterium, the proteins below share one genomic window:
- the dinB gene encoding DNA polymerase IV: MISLPEPILHVDADSFFVAVERLRRPELCDRPVLVGGDGPRSVVAAASYEARRHGARSAMPMVMAKRLCPTAVIVAADHAEYRRVSEELMAVLGEVTSRVEPISIDEAFLDLTGVDGPGGAIAISERLRRLAQERVGVTVSVGIAATKLVAKMASRDAKPDGLLLVPAGAEADFMHPKSVRALWGVGEATLARLEELGIRTIGDLAGFPRATLARRLGEGLGGVLWDRAHAIDEREVEPDIGMRSISVEETYPVDLLGDDAVARALLAHAAELTRRLREAGVAAGTITVKVRFGDFTTVSRSHTPTRPVVDTTGVLDEARRLLAAADRRDQGVRLLGIAGSALIPADAPRQLVLGEDDQRSVDEAIGRVQDLFAHPLMPKSDPSVYSKDDRRSPDAPR, translated from the coding sequence ATGATTTCGCTTCCTGAGCCCATCCTGCATGTCGATGCCGACTCGTTCTTCGTCGCCGTGGAGCGGCTGCGACGGCCCGAGCTGTGCGATCGCCCCGTGCTCGTCGGTGGCGACGGCCCGCGCAGCGTGGTAGCGGCGGCGTCCTACGAGGCGCGCCGACATGGAGCGCGGTCGGCGATGCCCATGGTCATGGCGAAACGGCTGTGCCCGACTGCCGTCATCGTGGCCGCCGATCACGCCGAATACCGGCGGGTGTCGGAGGAGCTCATGGCGGTACTCGGCGAGGTGACCTCACGCGTCGAGCCGATCTCGATCGACGAGGCCTTTCTCGACCTCACCGGTGTCGATGGGCCGGGCGGGGCCATCGCCATCTCCGAGCGGCTCCGTCGGTTGGCACAGGAGCGGGTCGGGGTCACGGTCTCGGTCGGCATCGCAGCGACCAAGTTGGTGGCCAAGATGGCCTCTCGGGACGCCAAGCCCGACGGCCTGCTGCTGGTCCCGGCGGGGGCTGAAGCCGACTTCATGCATCCGAAATCGGTTCGCGCTCTCTGGGGGGTGGGGGAGGCGACGCTGGCACGACTGGAGGAACTCGGGATACGAACGATCGGGGATCTGGCGGGGTTCCCGAGGGCGACGCTGGCGCGTCGTCTGGGCGAGGGGCTCGGAGGGGTCCTCTGGGATCGGGCCCATGCCATCGACGAGCGCGAGGTTGAGCCCGACATCGGGATGCGGTCGATCTCGGTCGAGGAGACCTACCCCGTCGACCTCCTCGGCGACGACGCCGTCGCCCGCGCCCTGCTCGCCCATGCCGCCGAACTGACCCGGAGACTGCGGGAGGCGGGGGTCGCCGCCGGCACCATCACGGTGAAGGTTCGGTTCGGAGACTTCACGACGGTGTCGCGCTCTCACACGCCGACGCGGCCGGTGGTCGACACCACCGGGGTGCTCGATGAGGCACGCCGGCTGCTCGCCGCCGCCGACCGACGGGACCAGGGGGTGCGGCTCCTCGGTATCGCGGGAAGCGCCCTGATTCCCGCCGATGCCCCGCGCCAGCTGGTGCTGGGGGAGGACGACCAGCGCTCGGTCGACGAGGCGATCGGGCGAGTCCAGGACCTATTCGCTCACCCCCTAATGCCGAAGTCGGACCCCTCGGTATACTCGAAAGACGACCGGAGATCACCCGATGCCCCTCGATGA
- a CDS encoding DUF3040 domain-containing protein yields the protein MPLDDREQRILEEIERQFYADDPELAETVRSARLASRSSGRVRLAGFGLVAGLALMIGFFTRSTGVALVGFGIMVASAVALSSAVKHRANVAAASPDSMAGRMRRRWRGR from the coding sequence ATGCCCCTCGATGACAGAGAGCAGCGAATCCTCGAGGAGATAGAGCGTCAGTTTTACGCCGACGATCCTGAGCTCGCCGAAACCGTGCGCAGCGCCCGGCTCGCCTCGCGTTCATCGGGGCGGGTTCGACTGGCCGGGTTCGGTCTCGTCGCCGGGTTGGCGCTGATGATCGGGTTCTTCACCCGAAGCACCGGGGTGGCACTCGTCGGGTTCGGCATCATGGTCGCCTCGGCGGTCGCGCTCTCGTCCGCTGTCAAGCATCGGGCGAACGTCGCGGCGGCGTCGCCCGACTCGATGGCCGGCCGGATGCGCCGCAGGTGGCGCGGGCGCTAG
- a CDS encoding DUF58 domain-containing protein, whose translation MPTTRGWTAIGVAVALLVLWLAFGERELMSTAVFLGVAVTAGMVFVRLSSTAIEVDRRLHPPAAHAGDTVTIEVNLSARRRMRNVQVEDTVHGLGVARFAAARTLPSDPVVARYEVSCRERGVYPVGPTEVSVTDPLGLVDHRRTAGPVDRLLVYPRIETLRGFPAVRGNDPAVQATRPTYAPRGGDDFFTLREYQIGDDLRKVHWPSTAKRGDIMIKQLEIPWQSRALVLLDARAERYGDDEAFEHAVRGAASAVAHLYRGGFSPDLWTSERAPGTRTGNRYRQALEALATIQPLQHVDLRAAVTNMRRQGVGGGALVLVTGQPDDAVLAAYRNLTRDFTRTIVMAVAEPGEALSMLERSAAITVVSTPDLSWARPWRTALERSWSTASAG comes from the coding sequence ATGCCGACGACGCGAGGATGGACGGCGATCGGAGTCGCCGTGGCCCTCCTCGTCCTCTGGCTCGCCTTCGGGGAGCGAGAGCTCATGTCCACCGCCGTGTTCCTGGGCGTCGCCGTGACCGCGGGGATGGTGTTCGTTCGTCTGTCTTCGACGGCGATCGAGGTCGACCGAAGGCTCCACCCACCGGCAGCGCACGCCGGGGACACCGTCACCATCGAGGTCAACCTGTCTGCACGACGCCGGATGCGCAACGTGCAGGTCGAGGATACGGTCCACGGCCTGGGCGTCGCCAGGTTCGCCGCGGCCCGAACCCTCCCATCCGACCCCGTCGTCGCCAGGTACGAGGTCTCGTGTCGGGAGCGAGGGGTGTATCCGGTCGGGCCGACGGAGGTGTCCGTGACCGATCCCCTCGGACTCGTCGACCACCGGCGCACCGCAGGCCCGGTCGATCGTCTGCTCGTGTACCCGCGCATCGAGACCCTCCGCGGCTTCCCGGCGGTCCGCGGTAACGATCCGGCGGTGCAGGCGACCAGGCCCACCTATGCCCCGCGTGGCGGCGACGACTTCTTCACGCTTCGCGAGTACCAGATCGGCGACGACCTGCGGAAAGTCCACTGGCCGTCGACGGCGAAGCGCGGCGACATCATGATCAAGCAGCTCGAGATCCCGTGGCAGTCGCGAGCCCTCGTCCTTCTCGACGCCCGCGCCGAGCGCTATGGGGACGATGAGGCGTTCGAGCACGCGGTGCGCGGAGCCGCATCGGCGGTGGCGCACCTCTATCGGGGAGGGTTCAGCCCGGATCTGTGGACCTCGGAACGGGCACCCGGAACGCGAACGGGGAATCGGTACCGGCAGGCCCTCGAGGCGCTCGCCACCATCCAGCCGCTCCAGCACGTCGATCTCCGAGCCGCCGTGACCAACATGCGGCGTCAGGGAGTCGGCGGCGGTGCCCTGGTGCTGGTGACCGGACAACCGGACGACGCTGTGCTGGCGGCGTACCGAAACCTCACTCGTGACTTCACTCGCACCATCGTCATGGCGGTCGCCGAGCCGGGTGAGGCCCTGAGCATGCTGGAGCGATCGGCGGCGATCACCGTCGTGTCGACGCCCGACCTGAGCTGGGCTCGCCCGTGGAGAACCGCACTGGAGCGATCATGGTCTACCGCCTCAGCTGGGTAG
- a CDS encoding DUF3488 and transglutaminase-like domain-containing protein produces MVYRLSWVAGGAGILLALGRSSRLLRPTIEGLPWQAVMIAAALLGGAITWAAVAYRIRGRWVTVLNFIAATLTLVRISVPETTWFVFPTTASVPALGEELALARDVIGSGIAPVMPFAGIVAVMAVVFWALGAVLAWGLLANRPYVAVLAPLLVYLEFAVMDRRPGGVWTVWLMLAIGASLLAVMLDQRRSGTGLLTSRATRRALDRSLPSLGIAVVGAVVAVSLLAGQALAGAVPRSGYLAWRTSTSLTGEYLGSIQYNPFVGIRQSLVSSSTVPVFSARVEGGVDPRTVYWRLLTLDSFNGLQWHVGGGAGIASIDDIDTFEPPSTAFLGPVSRVTSTVTISQLQMDWLPAPYAPISFSSPDRTVERGLRVKRDDGSLRFDALTYRGMSYTVISQVPVPDLRVLSLGDDGDPSVVFAAAIEDGAFDLGDEPLEYTTRSLPDRAHFLDLPDDIGNRIPNFAHQQVAGLETDYERGLALEALFKTGGGFQYSTQIVPGHSATDLEAWLLDPSSPNYRVGYCEQYATAMGVMARAVGIPSRVVLGFTPGSYADDGTFVVRDRNAHAWVELWMPTQGWVTFDPTPRGDGVNPGALEAIPFAVAEYLEAALPEPGSPTQPTLPGQTPLEEDPTTDPSVVTTVPTTDAGENASPGLPVPFRAVGIGLLVVALVAALPVLKWGRRRSRVRRLEDGDIGAAWVEIVDRLTDLGEGPPLTATPAEIARRATAALAPLAVIYARAAYGPPGTPSPEDVAAAGESFQETEFQIVGRYSLGRRIASRYSLRSLRGRANISLASSGFGLPQAET; encoded by the coding sequence ATGGTCTACCGCCTCAGCTGGGTAGCGGGCGGCGCGGGCATCCTGCTCGCGCTCGGCCGATCGAGCCGCCTCCTCCGACCGACGATCGAGGGGCTGCCCTGGCAGGCCGTGATGATCGCTGCCGCCCTCCTGGGCGGTGCCATCACCTGGGCAGCGGTCGCCTACCGGATCCGCGGCCGGTGGGTGACGGTACTCAACTTCATTGCCGCCACGCTCACCCTCGTGCGCATCTCGGTCCCCGAGACGACCTGGTTCGTCTTCCCGACGACGGCGTCGGTTCCGGCGCTCGGCGAGGAACTCGCCCTCGCGCGCGACGTCATCGGGAGTGGTATCGCCCCGGTCATGCCCTTCGCCGGGATCGTCGCCGTCATGGCGGTGGTCTTCTGGGCGCTCGGCGCCGTCCTGGCGTGGGGATTGCTGGCCAATCGGCCCTACGTGGCGGTGCTCGCCCCACTTCTCGTATATCTCGAGTTCGCCGTCATGGACCGGCGACCCGGCGGTGTCTGGACGGTCTGGTTGATGCTCGCCATCGGCGCCAGCCTGCTCGCTGTCATGCTCGACCAACGCCGATCCGGCACCGGACTGCTCACCTCCCGGGCGACCCGGCGCGCCCTCGACCGATCCCTCCCCTCGCTGGGGATCGCGGTCGTCGGCGCCGTCGTGGCGGTGTCCTTGCTCGCCGGACAGGCCCTGGCCGGTGCGGTGCCGCGCAGCGGCTACCTGGCATGGCGCACCAGCACCTCGCTCACCGGTGAGTACCTGGGCAGCATCCAGTACAACCCGTTCGTCGGCATTCGCCAGAGCCTCGTCTCCTCGTCGACGGTGCCGGTGTTCAGTGCCCGAGTGGAGGGAGGCGTCGACCCGCGCACCGTGTACTGGCGGCTGCTCACGCTCGACTCATTCAACGGTCTCCAGTGGCATGTCGGAGGGGGCGCCGGCATCGCCTCGATCGACGACATCGACACCTTCGAACCCCCGTCGACCGCCTTCCTCGGTCCGGTCAGCCGGGTCACCTCGACGGTGACGATCTCCCAGCTCCAGATGGACTGGCTCCCCGCTCCGTACGCCCCGATCTCCTTCTCGTCCCCGGACCGGACGGTGGAGCGGGGCCTGCGGGTGAAGCGCGACGACGGATCGCTTCGTTTCGACGCCCTCACCTACCGGGGGATGAGCTACACCGTGATCTCGCAGGTGCCGGTCCCGGACCTCCGAGTGCTGTCACTGGGCGACGACGGCGACCCGTCGGTGGTGTTCGCCGCCGCCATCGAGGACGGGGCGTTCGACCTCGGCGACGAACCCCTGGAGTACACGACCCGGTCGCTGCCCGACCGGGCCCACTTCCTAGACCTGCCCGACGACATCGGGAACCGAATCCCCAACTTCGCTCACCAACAGGTGGCGGGCCTGGAGACCGACTACGAGCGCGGCCTCGCCCTCGAGGCCCTCTTCAAGACGGGCGGTGGGTTCCAGTACTCGACGCAGATCGTGCCCGGGCACAGCGCAACGGATCTCGAGGCCTGGCTGCTCGACCCGAGCAGCCCGAACTACCGGGTCGGCTACTGCGAGCAGTACGCCACTGCGATGGGGGTAATGGCCCGGGCCGTAGGGATCCCGAGTCGCGTGGTGCTCGGTTTCACGCCGGGCTCCTACGCCGACGATGGGACCTTCGTAGTGCGGGATCGCAACGCCCACGCCTGGGTCGAACTGTGGATGCCGACCCAGGGCTGGGTCACCTTCGACCCCACGCCGCGGGGCGACGGAGTCAACCCAGGAGCCCTGGAAGCGATCCCCTTCGCCGTGGCCGAGTATCTCGAGGCGGCGCTGCCCGAGCCGGGCTCGCCGACCCAACCGACACTTCCCGGCCAGACTCCTCTCGAGGAGGATCCGACCACCGATCCTTCAGTGGTGACCACCGTGCCGACGACCGACGCCGGCGAGAACGCCTCGCCGGGCCTGCCCGTACCATTCAGAGCCGTGGGCATCGGGCTACTCGTGGTCGCGCTGGTCGCCGCCCTGCCGGTACTCAAGTGGGGGCGCCGTCGGTCGCGGGTGCGCCGGCTCGAAGATGGCGACATCGGGGCCGCCTGGGTGGAGATCGTCGACCGCCTCACCGACCTTGGCGAGGGTCCGCCGCTCACCGCGACGCCGGCCGAGATCGCCCGGAGGGCCACGGCGGCGCTGGCCCCACTCGCTGTGATCTACGCCCGGGCCGCCTATGGCCCACCGGGCACGCCCTCGCCCGAAGACGTCGCCGCAGCCGGCGAGTCGTTCCAGGAAACCGAGTTCCAGATCGTCGGTCGGTACTCGTTGGGGCGGCGGATCGCGTCCCGATACAGCCTGCGGTCACTGAGGGGGCGAGCGAATATCTCGCTGGCTTCATCAGGTTTCGGCTTGCCACAAGCCGAAACCTGA
- a CDS encoding helix-turn-helix domain-containing protein translates to MEGFTAQQACRLTGCTPHQLRYWDRVELVPPSVQSTGGRPGKRRLYAFRDLVALRVVKSLLDNGMSVQRVRRAWDYLRSTGDMDRHLAEVRLVTDGQSIFRVAADDGELVDALREGQLAFFVAINEIAREVEEDVTRFQLDRDEFLLMLRRVEEDVQSEAADG, encoded by the coding sequence TTGGAAGGCTTCACGGCACAGCAGGCTTGTCGGCTGACGGGCTGCACGCCACATCAGCTGCGGTACTGGGATCGTGTCGAGTTGGTTCCCCCCTCGGTTCAGAGCACTGGAGGCCGACCGGGGAAGCGGCGTCTGTACGCGTTTCGCGACCTGGTGGCGCTTCGCGTGGTGAAGAGTCTCCTCGACAACGGCATGTCGGTCCAGCGCGTGCGACGCGCCTGGGACTACCTGCGCAGCACCGGCGATATGGACCGGCACCTCGCCGAGGTCCGGCTGGTCACCGATGGGCAGTCGATCTTTCGGGTCGCCGCCGACGACGGTGAACTCGTCGATGCCCTCCGGGAGGGCCAGCTCGCCTTCTTCGTGGCCATCAACGAGATCGCCCGAGAGGTCGAGGAAGACGTGACCCGGTTCCAACTCGACCGGGACGAGTTCCTGCTCATGCTCCGTCGTGTCGAGGAGGACGTCCAGTCCGAGGCCGCCGACGGCTGA
- a CDS encoding histidine phosphatase family protein, whose protein sequence is MLKRLHLVRHGEVLNPKEFVYADLPGFPLSPLGRDQARGAARHLVGSGTTAVVSSPLDRAVETAGIIADALDLTVSIDPRLTEWELARRWAGVAWDDLPTVFPGELERYLEHPHDLPFSPESIRAVAERMAAVVHDLGRAHPGGIAVAVSHQDPVQALRLHLRCLPLEHLPDDPPPLASVTSLEPGDPSWIEASRWAPPITPA, encoded by the coding sequence GTGCTGAAGCGTCTTCATCTTGTGCGTCACGGCGAGGTCCTCAACCCGAAGGAATTCGTCTACGCCGACCTGCCCGGATTCCCCCTGTCACCGCTCGGCCGCGATCAGGCGCGCGGCGCGGCGCGGCACCTGGTCGGCTCGGGGACGACCGCCGTGGTGTCGAGTCCTCTGGACCGGGCGGTCGAGACCGCCGGCATCATCGCCGACGCCCTCGACCTCACGGTCAGCATCGATCCCCGGCTGACCGAGTGGGAGCTGGCCCGCCGCTGGGCGGGCGTCGCCTGGGACGATCTGCCGACGGTCTTCCCCGGCGAGCTGGAGCGCTACCTCGAGCATCCCCACGACCTCCCCTTCTCCCCCGAATCCATCAGGGCCGTCGCCGAACGGATGGCTGCGGTCGTGCACGATCTCGGGAGAGCCCACCCCGGCGGGATCGCCGTGGCCGTCTCTCACCAGGATCCCGTCCAGGCGCTCCGACTGCATCTCCGCTGCCTCCCGCTCGAGCACCTCCCCGATGATCCCCCACCGCTGGCATCCGTCACCAGCCTGGAACCCGGCGACCCCTCGTGGATCGAGGCCTCCCGATGGGCGCCGCCGATAACACCCGCATAA